In Rana temporaria chromosome 3, aRanTem1.1, whole genome shotgun sequence, a single window of DNA contains:
- the LOC120930628 gene encoding olfactory receptor-like protein OLF1, which produces MERNQTQVTEFLLLGLGNLHRFRIPMFIIFLTAHIMALTSNILVIVLVVVNKSLHSPMYFFLSQLSTCELLFTSNLVPNMLWLILKSGGKVSIGRCIAQFFLLAVPTITQCLVLAAMSFDRYVAICKPLHYTIIMTFGHQRQIVISCWLVGLTLSFVLYVFLKRLQFCDLNVINHFFCDIPPLVQISCSDTYFMKLLTSLISGSVVPFPFMFIVVTYIFILKAILKIPSTTGRKKAFSTCSSHLIVVCTYYGTLSTVYILPPRESSVNTNKGLSLLYILVTPLFNPLVYSLRNQDIRAAVIRSLKMLSLQKL; this is translated from the coding sequence ATGGAAAGAAACCAGACACAGGTCACAGAATTTCTCCTTTTGGGCCTTGGAAACCTCCACAGATTCCGAATTCCGATGTTCATAATTTTTCTTACTGCTCACATTATGGCCTTAACCAGCAATATCCTTGTTATCGTCTTGGTTGTGGTCAACAAGAGTCTCCACTCTCCTATGTACTTCTTTCTCAGCCAGTTGTCCACATGTGAACTCCTCTTCACTAGCAATCTTGTGCCCAACATGCTGTGGTTAATATTGAAAAGTGGTGGAAAAGTATCCATTGGCAGATGTATTGCTCAATTTTTTCTGCTTGCAGTTCCGACCATTACTCAGTGCTTGGTGCTGGCCGCTATGTCTTTTGATAGGTATGTGGCCATCTGCAAACCTTTACATTATACCATCATCATGACTTTTGGACATCAGCGTCAGATAGTCATCTCCTGCTGGTTGGTGGGCCTCACACTCTCTTTTGTACTTTATGTTTTCTTAAAACGGTTACAATTTTGTGACCTCAATGTcatcaaccattttttttgtgacattcCTCCACTTGTGCAGATTTCATGCTCTGACACATACTTTATGAAGCTGCTCACTTCTCTCATTTCTGGTTCAGTTGTTCCTTTTCCGTTCATGTTCATCGTCGTCACTTACATCTTTATCCTCAAAGCCATCCTGAAGATCCCGTCCACCACTGGAAGAAAGAAAGCCTTCTCTACCTGCAGTTCCCATCTTATTGTGGTTTGTACCTACTATGGCACTTTGTCTACAGTCTACATCTTGCCACCTAGAGAGAGCTCCGTAAACACCAACAAGGGTCTGTCTTTGCTTTACATCTTGGTGACTCCATTGTTCAATCCTTTAGTCTACAGTTTACGGAATCAGGATATAAGAGCTGCTGTTATTAGATCTCTCAAAATGTTGAGTTTACAAAAACTGTAA